In a genomic window of Amphiura filiformis unplaced genomic scaffold, Afil_fr2py scaffold_32, whole genome shotgun sequence:
- the LOC140143923 gene encoding reactive oxygen species modulator 1-like, translated as MPVAQPSYGGARGPSCFDRVKMGFMIGFAVGMGSGALFGGFSALRYGLRGRELLSTVGKTMMQGGGTFGLFMSVGTGIRC; from the exons ATGCCTGTAGCACAGCCATCATACGGTGGGGCCAGAGGTCCAAGCTGTTTTGACAGAGTCAAAATGGGATTCATGATTGGTTTTGCAGTTGGTATGGGATCGGGGGCTCTATTTGGTGGATTCTCTGCATTAAG ATATGGACTGAGAGGTCGGGAGTTACTCAGCACAGTTGGCAAAACAATGATGCAAGGCGGAGGAACATTTGGACTATTTATGTCGGTTGGAACTGGAATTAGGTGCTAG